Proteins co-encoded in one Labilithrix sp. genomic window:
- the pgi gene encoding glucose-6-phosphate isomerase, translated as MASSLVSTPAWQALTKHKEEMARVHMRDLFAKDPERFDRMSVEACGIFLDYSKHRTTDETLRLLVALAKQADVEGWRDKMFAGEKINGTEGRAVLHVALRNRSNRPILVDGKDVMPDVNAVLAKMRSFTERLRSGEWKGHTGKTIEHIVNIGIGGSDLGPVMVTEALKHYSKRDLHAHFVSNVDGTHIAETLRLVDPERTLFIVASKTFTTQETLANAHSARDWLLKQPGMDASAVAKHFVALSTNEKAVAAFGIDTENMFPFWDWVGGRYSLWSAIGLSIACCVGMDAFEELLAGAHEMDEHFRTAPLDENIPVLLALHGVWYANFFGAETQAILPYDQYLHRFAAYFQQGDMESNGKRVTRDGTPIREAGNYTTGPIIWGEPGTNGQHAFYQLIHQGTRLIPCDFIAPIETLNPLGKHHDLLLANFFAQTEALMRGKTADEARKELASLEPAKLEALLPHKVFSGNRPTNSILVQKLGPKTLGALIAAYEHKIFVQGIVWNVYSFDQWGVELGKQLANAILPELESKAPVTTHDASTNGLINLYKQRRPAR; from the coding sequence ATGGCGTCCTCCCTCGTCTCGACTCCCGCCTGGCAAGCCCTCACGAAGCACAAGGAAGAGATGGCGCGCGTGCACATGCGCGACCTCTTCGCGAAGGACCCAGAGCGCTTCGATCGCATGAGCGTCGAGGCGTGCGGGATCTTCCTCGACTACTCGAAGCACCGCACGACCGACGAGACGCTCCGCCTCCTCGTCGCGCTCGCGAAGCAGGCCGACGTCGAGGGCTGGCGCGACAAGATGTTCGCGGGCGAGAAGATCAACGGGACCGAGGGCCGCGCGGTGCTGCACGTCGCGCTGCGGAACCGATCGAACCGGCCGATCCTCGTCGACGGCAAGGACGTGATGCCGGACGTGAACGCGGTCCTCGCGAAGATGCGCTCCTTCACGGAGCGGCTGCGGAGCGGCGAGTGGAAGGGCCACACCGGCAAGACGATCGAGCACATCGTCAACATCGGCATCGGCGGCTCGGACCTCGGGCCGGTGATGGTGACGGAGGCGCTGAAGCACTATTCGAAGCGCGACCTCCACGCGCACTTCGTCTCCAACGTCGACGGCACGCACATCGCGGAGACGCTGCGCCTCGTCGATCCCGAGCGCACGCTCTTCATCGTCGCGTCGAAGACGTTCACGACGCAGGAGACGCTCGCGAACGCGCACAGCGCGCGCGACTGGCTCTTGAAGCAGCCGGGGATGGACGCGAGCGCGGTCGCGAAGCACTTCGTCGCGCTCTCGACCAACGAGAAGGCGGTCGCCGCGTTCGGGATCGACACGGAGAACATGTTCCCGTTCTGGGACTGGGTCGGCGGGCGCTACTCGCTGTGGAGCGCGATCGGCCTCTCGATCGCCTGCTGCGTGGGGATGGACGCGTTCGAGGAGCTCCTCGCCGGCGCGCACGAGATGGACGAGCACTTCCGGACCGCGCCGCTCGACGAGAACATCCCGGTGCTGCTCGCGCTCCACGGCGTCTGGTACGCGAACTTCTTCGGCGCCGAGACGCAGGCGATCCTCCCCTACGACCAGTACTTGCACCGCTTCGCCGCCTACTTCCAGCAGGGCGACATGGAGTCGAACGGCAAGCGGGTCACGCGCGACGGCACGCCGATCCGCGAGGCGGGGAACTACACGACGGGCCCGATCATCTGGGGCGAGCCGGGCACGAACGGGCAGCACGCGTTCTACCAGCTCATCCATCAGGGGACGCGCCTCATCCCGTGCGACTTCATCGCGCCGATCGAGACGTTGAACCCGCTCGGCAAGCACCACGACCTCCTCCTCGCGAACTTCTTCGCGCAGACGGAGGCGCTGATGCGCGGCAAGACGGCGGACGAGGCGCGGAAGGAGCTCGCGTCCCTCGAGCCGGCGAAGCTCGAGGCCTTGCTCCCGCACAAGGTCTTCAGCGGCAACCGGCCCACGAACAGCATCCTGGTGCAGAAGCTCGGACCGAAGACGCTCGGCGCGCTCATCGCGGCCTACGAGCACAAGATCTTCGTCCAGGGCATCGTCTGGAACGTCTACAGCTTCGACCAGTGGGGCGTGGAGCTCGGCAAGCAGCTCGCGAACGCGATCCTCCCAGAGCTCGAATCGAAGGCCCCAGTCACGACCCACGACGCCTCGACCAACGGCCTCATCAACCTGTACAAACAACGACGGCCCGCGCGATGA
- a CDS encoding ABC transporter ATP-binding protein, producing the protein MPELSIRCESLRKTYDDDEVIAVAGLDLEVRVGECFGLLGPNGAGKTTTCEILEGLLAPTSGKVEILGKTWEADERWLRERLGVSLQQTHLPDKLTVRETIELFRSFFVTGRDVDATIDLVALREKEHAKYDTLSGGQRQRLAVACALVGDPKLLFLDEPTTGLDPQSRRMLWDVVLKFKEQGNSVLLTTHYMDEAERLCDRVCVIDHGKMIALGTPKELIDSLGGSQIVELTLEGARTDEDNDAIATSMATLPGVVAARFFTGRVVLTVEHLHLALPSVLEALRERAIVLAHLSTHHATLEDVFVTLTGRALRE; encoded by the coding sequence GTGCCCGAGCTGTCGATCCGTTGCGAATCGCTGCGGAAAACCTACGACGACGACGAAGTGATCGCAGTGGCGGGCCTCGACCTCGAGGTGCGCGTCGGCGAGTGCTTCGGGCTCCTCGGCCCCAACGGCGCGGGGAAGACGACGACCTGCGAGATCCTCGAGGGGCTCCTCGCGCCGACGAGCGGCAAGGTCGAGATCCTCGGCAAGACCTGGGAGGCCGACGAGCGCTGGCTCCGCGAGCGCCTCGGCGTGTCGCTCCAGCAGACCCACCTCCCCGACAAGCTCACCGTGCGCGAGACGATCGAGCTCTTTCGCTCCTTCTTCGTCACCGGGCGCGACGTCGACGCCACGATCGACCTCGTCGCCCTCCGCGAGAAGGAGCACGCGAAGTACGACACGCTCTCGGGCGGGCAGCGGCAACGCCTCGCGGTCGCGTGCGCGCTGGTGGGGGACCCGAAGCTCCTCTTCCTCGACGAGCCGACGACGGGGCTCGATCCGCAGTCGCGCCGCATGCTCTGGGACGTCGTCCTCAAGTTCAAGGAGCAGGGCAACAGCGTGCTCTTGACCACGCACTACATGGACGAGGCGGAGCGCCTCTGCGATCGCGTCTGCGTCATCGACCACGGCAAGATGATCGCGCTCGGCACGCCGAAGGAGCTCATCGACTCGCTCGGCGGCAGCCAGATCGTCGAGCTCACGCTCGAGGGCGCTCGCACCGACGAGGACAACGACGCGATCGCGACGAGCATGGCGACGTTGCCCGGCGTCGTCGCGGCGCGCTTCTTCACCGGCCGCGTCGTCCTCACGGTCGAGCACCTCCACCTCGCGTTGCCCTCGGTCCTCGAGGCGCTGCGCGAGCGCGCGATCGTCCTCGCGCACCTCTCGACCCACCACGCGACGCTCGAGGACGTCTTCGTCACGCTGACGGGAAGGGCGCTGCGCGAGTGA
- a CDS encoding ABC transporter permease yields MFWTFGFPLVLSIVLGIAFRNRDPEPVVVAVEASARAEHARALLAAADDVKVKVLPRDDANAALRTGKVSLVVAADEDGYAYRYDPTRPESRLARSVTDDVLQRGEGRKDTFTPETKVVTEPGSRYIDFLIPGLIGLGLMSTGLWGIGFSLAEMRTKKLIKRLTATPMRRSDFLLSFLLVRAVLLPVELVPLLLFARFVFGVGVEGSLATLLVTALVGGLTFAVMGLFLACRAENPQIVSGLINVVSFPMYLCSGVFFSSSRFPDAVQPVIRWMPLTALNDALRATMIDGAGLADVGGKLASVGAWGVVCFVLAVRFFKWR; encoded by the coding sequence ATGTTCTGGACGTTCGGGTTCCCGCTCGTCCTCTCGATCGTCCTCGGCATCGCGTTCCGGAACCGCGATCCGGAGCCGGTCGTCGTCGCGGTCGAGGCCTCCGCGCGCGCGGAGCATGCACGCGCGCTCCTCGCCGCCGCCGACGACGTGAAGGTGAAGGTCCTGCCGCGCGACGATGCGAACGCCGCGCTGCGGACGGGGAAGGTCAGCCTCGTCGTCGCCGCGGACGAGGACGGCTACGCCTACCGCTACGATCCGACGCGCCCGGAGAGCCGGCTCGCGCGCTCCGTCACCGACGACGTGCTCCAGCGCGGCGAGGGCCGCAAGGACACCTTCACGCCCGAGACGAAGGTCGTCACCGAGCCGGGCTCGCGTTACATCGACTTCTTGATCCCGGGCCTCATCGGGCTCGGGCTCATGTCGACCGGCCTCTGGGGGATCGGCTTCTCCCTCGCCGAGATGCGGACGAAGAAGCTCATCAAGCGGCTCACCGCGACGCCGATGCGGCGGAGCGACTTCCTCCTCTCGTTCCTCCTCGTCCGCGCGGTGCTCCTCCCGGTCGAGCTCGTGCCGCTCCTCCTCTTCGCGCGCTTCGTGTTCGGCGTGGGCGTGGAAGGCAGCCTCGCGACGCTGCTCGTGACCGCGCTCGTCGGCGGCCTCACGTTCGCGGTGATGGGGCTCTTCCTCGCGTGCCGCGCGGAGAACCCGCAGATCGTGAGCGGCCTCATCAACGTCGTGTCGTTCCCGATGTACCTCTGCTCGGGCGTCTTCTTCTCGTCGTCGCGTTTCCCCGACGCGGTCCAGCCGGTGATCCGCTGGATGCCGCTCACCGCGCTGAACGACGCGCTCCGCGCCACGATGATCGACGGCGCCGGCCTCGCCGACGTCGGCGGCAAGCTCGCCTCCGTCGGCGCGTGGGGCGTCGTCTGCTTCGTGCTCGCGGTCCGCTTCTTCAAGTGGCGCTGA
- a CDS encoding protein kinase — MAAEEQRAQRRVGSMVRGKYRIDSFIASGSMANVYAATHRNGSRVALKVLHKDLARDTTLAERFRREGYFGNAVLHPGIVRAIDDDMTDDGCAFLVFELLEGETLEQKRERCGGTLPLRDVLETADQVLDILSAAHDHQILHRDLKPDNVYLTRKGETKLLDFGTARFNDGKRTSEMTGVGIVLGTPAFMAPEQAHGKREEVDARSDLWAVGAMVFTCLTGEAVHVGGDVKTKSIAVARTKARTLREVMPEVPRVVASVIDRALSFDRAERYADAKSMREALSWARRSLTNEGSGELGEPDPETARPAREPERVRAPDDEMPTVAGRPMSRPDFEDETEKRTQHLPPKAMGLLGKAPEIKRAAHAPSEGVITSAPPVTLRERPPSMPPSEGPTFSLRNDPVFSLRELKPKLGSQPNVIIEDDEEEGKRTVASPVTERLPHRFGSEPITPKMAPEPEPTLDRIPERVLERVPERGPERVGDNVDRLPDPAALFRAALAQAQASTGGGPFTEEQTPATGISPRIVEPPFPKTRSDELPITPPPRTIDELPRGSPILAMPTPQQPVPAALMPVPSPLAPSGPPAPMFPPGPPGPVIDPIAGHAAFRTMEGSYPGPSKPTGPQGPLIAQVTKPRRSPFRVLIPFIVGIGFAAATYFVVQKRGGWRPPFPAPTPAPAPEVTASASADADAAVPEDAGSETVPTVLPPPSASVSAAPSASASAAPKPKPKPKPKPKPPPEPGLDPGLPATQD; from the coding sequence TTGGCTGCGGAGGAACAGCGCGCGCAGAGACGCGTCGGCTCGATGGTCCGGGGCAAGTACCGGATCGACAGCTTCATCGCGTCCGGCTCGATGGCCAACGTGTACGCGGCGACGCACCGCAACGGGAGCCGCGTCGCGCTGAAGGTCCTCCACAAGGACCTCGCCCGCGACACGACCCTCGCCGAGCGCTTCCGGCGCGAGGGGTACTTCGGCAACGCGGTGCTCCATCCCGGCATCGTCCGCGCGATCGACGACGACATGACCGACGACGGGTGCGCCTTCCTCGTCTTCGAGCTGCTCGAGGGCGAGACGCTCGAGCAGAAGCGCGAGCGCTGCGGCGGGACGCTCCCGCTGCGGGACGTGCTCGAGACCGCCGACCAGGTCCTCGACATCCTCTCCGCCGCGCACGACCACCAGATCCTCCACCGCGACCTGAAGCCCGATAACGTGTATCTTACACGCAAAGGCGAGACGAAGCTCCTCGACTTCGGGACCGCGCGCTTCAACGACGGCAAGCGGACGAGCGAGATGACCGGCGTCGGCATCGTGCTCGGGACGCCCGCGTTCATGGCGCCGGAGCAGGCGCACGGCAAGCGCGAGGAGGTCGACGCGCGGAGCGATCTCTGGGCGGTCGGCGCGATGGTCTTCACCTGCCTCACCGGGGAGGCGGTCCACGTCGGCGGCGACGTCAAGACGAAGTCGATCGCGGTCGCGCGGACGAAGGCGCGCACGCTGCGCGAGGTCATGCCGGAGGTCCCGCGCGTCGTCGCCTCCGTCATCGATCGCGCGCTCTCGTTCGATCGCGCCGAGCGCTACGCCGACGCGAAGTCGATGCGCGAGGCGCTCTCGTGGGCGCGCCGCTCGCTCACGAACGAAGGCAGCGGCGAGCTCGGCGAGCCGGACCCCGAGACCGCGCGGCCGGCGCGCGAGCCCGAGCGCGTGCGCGCGCCCGACGACGAGATGCCCACCGTGGCGGGGCGGCCGATGAGCCGCCCCGACTTCGAGGACGAGACCGAGAAGCGCACGCAGCACCTCCCGCCGAAGGCGATGGGGCTCCTTGGTAAGGCGCCCGAGATCAAGCGCGCAGCGCACGCGCCGTCGGAGGGCGTCATCACGAGCGCGCCACCGGTGACGCTGCGCGAGCGGCCGCCCTCGATGCCGCCATCGGAGGGACCGACCTTCTCCCTCCGGAACGATCCCGTGTTCTCGCTGCGCGAGCTGAAGCCCAAGCTCGGATCGCAGCCGAACGTCATCATCGAAGACGACGAAGAAGAGGGGAAACGCACCGTCGCGTCGCCCGTCACCGAGCGGCTCCCGCATCGCTTTGGCTCGGAGCCGATCACGCCGAAGATGGCGCCGGAGCCGGAGCCCACCCTCGACCGTATTCCGGAGCGCGTCCTGGAGCGTGTCCCGGAGCGTGGGCCCGAGCGCGTCGGCGACAACGTCGATCGCCTCCCCGATCCGGCGGCGCTGTTCCGCGCGGCGCTCGCGCAGGCGCAGGCCTCGACCGGCGGCGGTCCGTTCACCGAAGAGCAGACGCCGGCGACGGGGATCTCGCCGCGCATCGTCGAGCCGCCGTTCCCGAAGACGCGCTCCGACGAGCTGCCGATCACGCCGCCGCCGCGCACGATCGACGAGCTCCCGCGTGGCTCGCCGATCCTCGCGATGCCGACCCCGCAGCAGCCGGTGCCCGCCGCGCTCATGCCGGTCCCCTCCCCGCTCGCGCCGTCGGGCCCGCCCGCGCCGATGTTCCCGCCCGGCCCGCCCGGTCCGGTCATCGATCCGATCGCGGGGCACGCCGCGTTCCGGACGATGGAGGGCTCGTACCCCGGGCCGAGCAAGCCGACCGGCCCGCAGGGTCCGCTCATCGCGCAGGTGACGAAGCCGCGGAGGAGCCCGTTCCGCGTCTTGATCCCGTTCATCGTCGGCATCGGCTTCGCCGCCGCGACGTACTTCGTCGTCCAGAAGCGCGGCGGCTGGCGTCCGCCCTTTCCTGCGCCTACGCCAGCGCCTGCGCCGGAGGTCACGGCGTCGGCTTCGGCGGACGCGGACGCGGCGGTGCCGGAGGACGCGGGCTCGGAGACGGTTCCCACGGTGCTGCCGCCTCCTTCGGCGTCGGTGTCGGCCGCGCCGTCGGCGTCGGCTTCCGCGGCTCCGAAGCCCAAGCCCAAACCCAAGCCGAAGCCCAAGCCGCCGCCGGAGCCGGGCCTCGATCCGGGCCTGCCGGCGACGCAAGACTGA
- a CDS encoding flap endonuclease encodes MRVHLIDGTFELFRAHYAPRPPKTVGGVDVKATAGVVASIRALLEDRSEEVTHLAIAFDNPIESFRNELFPYYKTGDGIAPPLRAQFDLVEEACRAIGVVVWSMKEWEADDALATGAARFASDTVQVRILTPDKDLGQCLDRDRVVQVDRIRRKVIDEEAMTARRGIPPACIPDWLGLVGDTADGIPGLPGFGEKSSAVLLARWGSIEAIPDRAEDWDVKVAGAPRLAAVLAERRADALLYKKLATLVKDVPLAESLADLEYEGAPKASFEALCKKLEMTPRWPKLV; translated from the coding sequence ATGCGAGTTCACCTCATCGACGGGACCTTCGAGCTTTTCCGCGCGCACTACGCCCCGCGACCGCCCAAGACCGTGGGCGGCGTCGACGTGAAGGCCACCGCCGGCGTCGTCGCCTCGATCCGCGCGCTGCTGGAGGACCGGAGCGAAGAGGTGACCCACCTCGCGATCGCCTTCGACAACCCGATCGAGAGCTTCCGCAACGAGCTCTTCCCCTACTACAAGACCGGCGACGGCATCGCGCCCCCGCTCCGGGCGCAGTTCGACCTCGTCGAGGAGGCGTGCCGCGCGATCGGCGTCGTGGTGTGGTCGATGAAGGAGTGGGAGGCCGACGACGCCCTCGCCACCGGCGCGGCGCGCTTCGCGAGCGACACGGTGCAGGTGCGCATCCTCACGCCGGACAAGGACCTCGGGCAGTGCCTCGACCGCGACCGCGTCGTGCAGGTCGATCGGATTCGGCGCAAGGTCATCGACGAGGAGGCGATGACGGCGCGCCGCGGGATCCCGCCCGCGTGCATCCCGGACTGGCTCGGCCTCGTCGGCGACACCGCGGACGGGATCCCTGGTTTGCCTGGATTCGGGGAGAAGTCCTCGGCCGTCCTCCTCGCGCGCTGGGGATCGATCGAGGCGATCCCCGACCGCGCCGAAGACTGGGACGTGAAGGTCGCCGGCGCGCCCCGCCTCGCCGCCGTGCTCGCGGAGCGCCGCGCCGACGCGCTCCTCTACAAGAAGCTCGCCACGCTCGTGAAGGACGTGCCGCTCGCGGAGTCGCTCGCCGATCTCGAGTACGAGGGCGCGCCGAAGGCCTCCTTCGAGGCCCTCTGCAAGAAGCTCGAGATGACGCCGCGATGGCCGAAGCTGGTCTGA
- a CDS encoding DUF2804 family protein yields the protein MRTLGPAQKDIAFGSFVGPLPRIDWGAAATTRALRGKRWIWLGLACKEAWLSLAIVRTGYAANVLAFVYDHGARAMVVDKTIVAPAFTAHVTDDAHAPGLLARFDFAGSHVAFERSGPDLEVRARLGGIDLEVLCDESVAPLGVAAIADLGGGLRNATEKRALMSVRGRFAASGRSYALEGATAGWDYTNGLLPRHTKWRWAFGLGRDLAFNLVEGFVGEAECALFADGAVHPLAEPRFTFDRTRPSDPWRIEADGIDLRFEVGEVHAQYTNLLLVRSHFLQPVGHFHGTIAGRTVADLPGVVEDQDVLW from the coding sequence GTGAGGACGCTCGGACCGGCGCAGAAAGATATCGCATTCGGCTCGTTCGTCGGGCCGCTGCCGCGCATCGACTGGGGGGCCGCGGCGACCACGCGCGCGCTCCGCGGCAAGCGCTGGATCTGGCTCGGCCTCGCGTGCAAGGAGGCGTGGCTCTCGCTCGCGATCGTGCGCACGGGCTACGCCGCGAACGTCCTCGCGTTCGTCTACGACCACGGTGCGCGCGCGATGGTGGTCGACAAGACGATCGTGGCGCCCGCCTTCACCGCGCACGTCACCGACGACGCGCACGCCCCCGGCCTCCTCGCGCGCTTCGACTTCGCCGGCTCGCACGTCGCGTTCGAGCGGAGCGGCCCCGACCTCGAGGTGCGCGCGCGGCTCGGTGGCATCGACCTCGAGGTCCTCTGCGACGAGTCGGTCGCGCCGCTCGGCGTCGCCGCGATCGCCGACCTCGGCGGCGGCCTCCGCAACGCGACCGAGAAGCGCGCGCTCATGAGCGTCCGCGGACGCTTCGCCGCGTCGGGGCGCTCTTACGCGCTCGAAGGCGCGACCGCGGGCTGGGACTACACGAACGGTCTCCTCCCGCGTCACACGAAGTGGCGCTGGGCCTTCGGCCTCGGCCGCGACCTCGCGTTCAACCTCGTCGAGGGCTTCGTCGGCGAAGCCGAGTGCGCCCTCTTCGCCGACGGCGCGGTCCACCCGCTCGCGGAGCCCCGCTTCACCTTCGACCGCACCCGCCCATCGGACCCATGGCGCATCGAGGCCGACGGCATCGACCTTCGCTTCGAGGTCGGCGAAGTGCATGCACAATACACAAACCTCCTCCTCGTCCGCTCCCACTTCCTCCAGCCCGTCGGCCACTTCCACGGCACCATCGCCGGCCGCACCGTCGCCGACCTCCCCGGCGTCGTCGAGGACCAAGACGTCCTCTGGTAG
- a CDS encoding ankyrin repeat domain-containing protein: MKIKDLGEFTRLLAAARAIVDGDVLALERLRSRGLDVNAPIKLDRYVSIEPLELAIRLKRRRVIDCLIAHGANLSSKESPSIVAAARYGDEKLLRKLVAAGANVHAVSCVRTDAFEAALQGKRHRNLPVLEALGHTAKKYGGPAFRSAVLSGDDVAVTFFLKHGVDLDHRKPDQVFPNRETPLCVAARNGDLPMVRRLVEAGADLALTDRGGQRPYDIAVERNDDELRAYIRSVEPARLHDEPARLRALSAYALPSSAVALMKPGARRIELPDSPFLSSSSTPSRTQCRWCSSARNYCASRA, encoded by the coding sequence GTGAAGATCAAAGACCTCGGCGAGTTTACGAGGCTCCTCGCGGCGGCGCGGGCCATCGTCGACGGAGACGTCCTCGCGCTCGAACGACTGCGCTCGCGCGGCCTCGATGTGAACGCGCCCATCAAGCTCGATCGATACGTATCGATCGAGCCGCTCGAGCTCGCCATCCGGCTGAAGCGGCGGCGTGTCATCGACTGCCTCATCGCGCACGGCGCCAACCTCAGCTCGAAAGAGAGTCCTTCCATCGTCGCGGCCGCGCGCTATGGCGATGAAAAGCTCCTTCGAAAGCTGGTGGCAGCCGGCGCGAACGTGCATGCGGTGAGCTGCGTGCGCACCGATGCGTTCGAGGCGGCGCTCCAAGGCAAGCGCCACCGGAACCTCCCCGTGCTCGAAGCGCTCGGTCACACGGCGAAGAAGTACGGTGGGCCAGCCTTCCGCTCCGCCGTGCTGTCCGGTGACGACGTGGCCGTGACGTTCTTCCTGAAACACGGTGTGGACCTCGACCACCGGAAGCCAGACCAGGTCTTTCCCAACCGCGAGACCCCGCTGTGCGTCGCGGCGCGGAACGGAGACCTGCCGATGGTGAGACGCCTCGTCGAGGCGGGCGCGGATCTCGCGCTCACCGATCGGGGCGGCCAGCGTCCTTACGACATCGCCGTCGAACGCAATGACGACGAGCTTCGCGCCTACATCCGTTCCGTCGAGCCTGCGAGGTTGCACGACGAGCCGGCGCGTCTGCGCGCGCTCTCCGCCTATGCGCTTCCATCGAGCGCCGTGGCGCTCATGAAGCCGGGTGCGCGTCGCATCGAGCTCCCGGACAGCCCGTTCCTTTCATCGAGCTCTACTCCCTCGCGGACGCAGTGCCGATGGTGTTCGAGCGCAAGAAACTATTGCGCCTCTCGCGCGTGA
- a CDS encoding amino acid permease, which produces MTTEKRELPRVLSLRDATMLVVSSVIGVGIFLTPGGVAKAFPSAGWFFFAWLLGGALALAGALANAELGAMFPRAGGNYVYLRAAYHPMAGFLVGWLSFFAIFAGTVATLAVGFTISLSTFFVLTPAAKVAVAITVIWVASGVNAYATRAGAALNTSTAYLKLGAMFALVALGPILGHARTPAEPFVTEAETTLSGFGVGLQPVLFSYLGWNASVFVAGEIDKPERNLPRSLFWGLGICTSIYVLVTGTYVYALGMQALPGMPVVGIQAGGVLFGAKGGAILAVIMMVSIFGTVNANVLVGPRIAYAMASDGLFFRAAARLNAAKTPHVAVLVQASVASALVIAFKANSDSLDEVLRYTTFAITLATISDTIALYVLRVRDPDRPRPYRAAGYPIVPLLYIVANLAIAISTVKDKPRECLASLGVLLAGAPVYAIFRWRGKARGSGPE; this is translated from the coding sequence ATGACGACGGAAAAACGCGAGCTTCCGCGCGTCTTGTCGCTTCGGGACGCGACGATGCTCGTCGTCTCGTCCGTCATCGGAGTGGGGATCTTCCTCACACCGGGCGGCGTCGCGAAGGCGTTTCCGAGCGCGGGGTGGTTCTTCTTCGCGTGGCTGCTCGGCGGCGCGCTCGCCCTCGCCGGCGCGCTCGCGAACGCCGAGCTCGGCGCGATGTTCCCGCGCGCCGGCGGCAACTACGTCTACCTGCGCGCGGCTTACCATCCGATGGCCGGCTTCCTCGTGGGCTGGCTCTCCTTCTTCGCGATCTTCGCCGGCACGGTGGCGACCCTCGCGGTCGGCTTCACGATCTCGCTCTCGACGTTCTTCGTCCTCACGCCCGCGGCCAAGGTCGCGGTCGCGATCACGGTCATCTGGGTCGCCTCCGGCGTGAACGCGTACGCGACGCGCGCGGGCGCCGCCCTCAACACGTCGACCGCGTACCTGAAGCTCGGCGCCATGTTCGCGCTCGTCGCGCTCGGGCCGATCCTCGGGCACGCGCGCACGCCCGCGGAGCCGTTCGTGACGGAGGCGGAGACGACGCTCTCCGGCTTCGGCGTCGGCCTCCAGCCCGTCCTCTTCTCGTACCTCGGCTGGAACGCGAGCGTGTTCGTCGCGGGCGAGATCGACAAGCCGGAGCGGAACCTCCCGCGCTCGCTCTTCTGGGGGCTCGGCATCTGCACGTCGATCTACGTCCTCGTCACCGGCACGTACGTCTACGCCCTGGGGATGCAGGCGCTTCCGGGGATGCCCGTCGTCGGCATCCAGGCCGGCGGCGTCCTCTTCGGCGCGAAGGGCGGCGCGATCCTCGCCGTCATCATGATGGTGTCCATCTTCGGGACCGTGAACGCGAACGTCCTCGTCGGTCCGCGCATCGCGTACGCGATGGCCTCCGACGGCTTGTTCTTCCGCGCGGCCGCGCGGCTCAACGCCGCGAAGACGCCGCACGTCGCGGTCCTCGTGCAGGCGAGCGTCGCGTCGGCCCTCGTCATCGCGTTCAAGGCGAACAGCGACAGCCTCGACGAGGTCCTCCGCTACACGACGTTCGCGATCACGCTCGCGACGATCTCCGACACGATCGCGCTCTACGTGCTGCGCGTGCGCGATCCCGACCGACCGCGGCCGTACCGTGCGGCGGGGTACCCCATCGTGCCCCTCCTCTACATCGTCGCGAACCTCGCGATCGCGATCTCCACCGTGAAGGACAAGCCGCGCGAATGCCTGGCGAGCCTGGGCGTCCTGCTCGCGGGCGCGCCCGTTTATGCGATCTTCCGCTGGCGTGGAAAAGCGCGCGGATCGGGTCCAGAATAA
- a CDS encoding metallophosphoesterase, whose translation MGARYHAAVKIGFVTDIHIGPAAYHEGKLRKLTEHATTLLRDVVRRMNDEIRPDLLVNLGDDVEDESPAADLVRYLECQSILREAKAEVVNVAGNHDTVHLTREDVTAAWDHDGNLHYAIDRGGFHLAVLHTIERKEVDVRIPRAQLEWLARDLAATDLPVIVLMHHSASEQDLDDSFWFHDLPHLALVKERAELRAILEESGKVRVVVNGHVHRNHLDVIHGIPYVTIQSLIENLDADAPGRPAAAYGVMDIDDRRAVIRVGGNDPARYRIDF comes from the coding sequence ATGGGGGCACGCTACCATGCGGCCGTGAAGATTGGCTTCGTGACCGACATCCACATCGGGCCGGCGGCGTATCACGAAGGCAAGCTCCGGAAGCTCACCGAGCACGCGACGACGCTCCTCCGCGACGTCGTCCGGCGGATGAACGACGAGATCCGCCCCGATCTGCTCGTGAACCTCGGCGACGACGTCGAGGACGAGTCGCCCGCCGCCGACCTCGTGCGCTACCTCGAGTGCCAGTCGATCCTCCGCGAAGCGAAGGCCGAGGTCGTGAACGTCGCCGGCAACCACGACACGGTCCACCTCACGCGCGAGGACGTCACCGCGGCGTGGGACCATGACGGGAACCTCCACTACGCGATCGATCGCGGCGGCTTTCACCTCGCCGTCCTCCACACGATCGAACGGAAGGAGGTCGACGTGCGCATCCCGCGCGCGCAGCTCGAGTGGCTCGCGCGCGACCTCGCCGCGACGGACCTGCCCGTCATCGTGCTGATGCACCACTCCGCGAGCGAGCAGGACCTCGACGACTCGTTCTGGTTCCACGACCTGCCCCACCTCGCGCTGGTGAAGGAGCGCGCCGAGCTCCGCGCGATCCTGGAGGAGAGCGGCAAGGTCCGCGTCGTCGTGAACGGGCACGTGCACCGCAACCACCTCGACGTGATCCACGGCATCCCGTACGTGACGATCCAGAGCCTGATCGAGAACCTCGACGCCGACGCGCCCGGCCGCCCCGCCGCCGCCTACGGCGTGATGGACATCGACGACCGGCGCGCCGTCATCCGCGTCGGCGGCAACGATCCCGCGCGCTATCGGATCGACTTCTGA